The DNA region cggtggcagcagttaataatgaatatggatgatagcatcttaatgaaattaagtatatgttatatatcttaatcatacagacctattcagactCATTAAGTGTTGTGaagtaaaaaataataaacacacttaatgattaatATCTAAATAATTAAGATTCggactttaaaaacaaacgcgCTTAATATCTGAGacctgaatgattaagattcagatctccattaagtgcaaacaaatgaggctaAAATAACATATGACCAAGATATCTATAACACGTGGATTTCAAGAATAGATTAGGAAAAgagatgttgtaattattttttaagaTAAGTAGTTATTGTTAGACTAAGAAATACAATCTCCGGTTaaactatttaatttatataatgaAGGGTTAAATTTAGTTAAGGATAATAACTTAGATATTAAGCACAAGGATGCACGATCGATGAGACAGAATCTGCATATGATTGATGACAATAAATGTAAAATACCCTTGCGACAAGAACATTAAATGAGATATATCTAGTAATAAATGTCTGTAAATGGCGTTTATATAAATAAAGAGAATGATTCACCCGATAATAACTGGACAAGGTGAATATTCTGTCTGACAATCGGTGAATGACAGATAGATCCAAGATTTGCATGAACAATCCTTGGATCTGGTGAAAAAGTGGGGAATAATATGAACGAGAATCTTTATAAAAAGGTAATCTTTGTGTTTTTGCCAGAGGGAAGTCTTCTTCTCAAAAAGTGTTCTTATCAGAAAAAATATTACATGCCCTTATCAGCGTctcttctttctatatatatgggCCATTTTTCTCagaaaaccctaatagtacaaacaCCAAGAATATTCACTGGAATATTCCCTTTTTTAATACTTTATTCCGACAAATTAGCCGTTACAAGTCTTACCACTAATAATTATTCCTTTCAAAATTTACACAAACCCAAAAGAACTAATGTATTACTTTACTTTTTTCACACAagaacaatgttgaaacttgagcTCAAtacctaaaaagaaaatactttattttattgaaaaagaaTGTATTCTTTCTCCAATATGAAAAAAAATTACTCATTTTGatgaatgaaaagaaaatacttttcctATTTCAAAATACTTagtttattgaaataaaagaaaatattttttctacgtCATGAAAATGAAGTACTCGatttgttaaaatttaagaaaatacttttactacatcatgaaaagaatattcattttgttgaaataaaaaaaagtattctatctacaacatgaaaagaaagtactcttaatAATAGTTCTATTTAGCGTGGGTGGTGGGCGAGGTTGGGGGTAGGGGTGGGTGGGGTATAGTgtgaggggggggggggctagAGAGTTTGATGGGGTAATGGAGTAGGTgcgtgggtgggtgggtggggatGAAGAATAGGGTAgagaaggttgaaaaagagttttgtaaaatattttcccttcttttgatagggaaaacattttcctctaattggaggaaaatgagttcacgaAGAAAacgttttccaaaacatttaagacAACCAAAcataagaaaattgaaaaatatttttcgcaaaatattttccttcataccaaacacactctACGAGTCAATTCTTTGGTATTTGGCATTCGGTAGCACAAattcaatatttattttaaagaattcATGATGTATACATACATCGAGCCAATTAATTCCGAACTCAAGAGCTTTGGCTCAAACCCATGTAATATGTGTTAAAAGATCCACTATATAAGTATATATAATTGATTTCAACCCTAGTAAATCAAATGAGTTGTGGTAGAATCCCAAATGCGAGCCAATAAAATGTAAGCTGGAGCTGCTTATAATTACTAAGctttacaagaaaacaaaaggaaaaaaggcATCAACCGAGTGAAAAACAACGGTGTGTGCTTGGATTTTAAACTAACTACATATATTGGATGTTCGCATAAATAGAGCCTATAGACAGTTGAAAGACAGAGCAAAACCTAGTAGGAGCAACATAGATCATTTGCCAAAAAGCCAAGAGAGTTTTCACTATATCTTTCCACCAAAGTATCAAACTAATAACCCTCCAAAGGATAATCAATGGTTTCAAAACTAAGTAGAACAAAAGGGAAAGTGTAGGGTCATCCTCTTGAACTCGGCGTCTTGCCAAAGCGAACACACAAGACAAGTGATAATATCAACATTCTCGACTCCCAAAACCGTCCTTCAAATAATATGCAGGATCAGTCATCACTCTAATAATATTATGGCACTAGCTGAATGTTGGAGTTGGCATGCATGCATCTTTTGCTAGTTTGTCATCCACCTTGATTTATGGTCTCATCCCGTCGTAAAGTAGATGAATGGAGTTGATAAAGGCTCCAGCAAACGAACTGGGCATTTATGATACATAAATATGGGATTATGAGTTATTTCCATATATCGTTACACTTCCGGCAGAGGCTTGATTGGCTGCACGGTTGCTTCCAAAATTCTTCCGATTTGATTCTCTTGCAATTCTTGAACCAAACTGAAGATAATGTTTAAAACATAGTTGAGTGAACTTGCCGCGTTAAAAATTTGAGCAATGGAACTCTATGGCCAATGAAGGACAAGCAACAAGTGGTACCTAAATTGTAAAGCAAAGTTGATTTTGAATGTAAACTCTATTTGGCAAAATGGATATCAACATTCAACAGTATGACAAGAAGAGTGCCATTTGGTTCTTGCATTACAGAAAGTTCTTATATTGTTTAGGAAAACCTCAAAAATTACTTCCCTAACAAACCTAGTGCCGAGGATGAGGCGAAAGGGGATCTAATGGTACAAGTAATTGGTTATTAATTTTGCAGTGAGGATTGCGATACCTTATATGATTAAAAAAACAAATCACAATCAACTTTTATCCATATTACCAATTATTCTTTATAAGTTTTAAAGTTGCTGTCAGAGTACGTGCATGCACAAGAAAGGATTAAAAAAAGAACGCTGTACTATGCACAATCACTCACTACATTAAAAAAAGTGGAAACCAAACTCCTCAATTAAGATATTTTATTGTTACTCAGTCATGAATAAGAGTATTGACTCGGCGACAGATGAAGAGCAAAACATACATACCTGGATTGCTCTTTTTGGCAGAGCGGCTGCTTCAGATAAACCAAGTAGATATGCAAcctttaaaagaaaaagataaaagtgAAAGATATCAGAAAGGGGGAGAGCCACCGGGATGAAGAGAAACTTCGGCAGAGTGCAGCAGTAAAATTGGAAGAGAATAAAGTAAGGATTACGTTTCTGTTTAAGGTAGCCACCAAGTACAAATATAAACAAAGGATCATGACATCCTTCGTTAATGTAATTTCAAAACCCAATCTAAGATAAATTCAAAGGTGAATCTAACCTCTCTCAAGATTTTCTTGTCACCAATACCAATTGGTTGATCAAGGTCAGCGATCTCCCACAATGGAATATCTAGCAAAATCCTGATGACATCCTCATCTAAGAATGGAAACCTGGCCtggcaaaaatagaaaataagatCAGACTGTAACTATAATATAAGAAAGTACGCCATTTAAGCAGTTCAAAGTACCTCCTTGCCATTGTCAGCAATACACCTGTCATCTCTCCCTAGGTTTCTCTTCCAAATCCTCTGCATGTCTAGTTTCATTTCATCATTCAGACTTAACCAGCTGATCCAGATAGAGCACCAAATGAACAGGACGGAGGAGCACACATTAGAACATGAGCAATTACTATTTTAAGCTCTCAGAACTACTGAAGCAACTTTTTTTGCAGGAGGAAGAGGACATAGAAACATTAAATCATCTCGAGGTGAATGCACCCCATTGCTAGCTGCCCCTAGTACTATTGAGGAAGACAAAACTACACATAAGAACGCAGTGAATCAACAGGAATTGATTAAACAGAGCAAGAGAGGTTAGCGTACTATCAATACATGCACGCTCTACACAGTTCCACCTTTTGAATTGTGGAAGACAGGGTAAATTCATATACATGAGGACTTCACCTTCCATTTCTATATTTTGTCCTATGCCGACCATATCCAGCACATTGCTCATCTGCACCAGAACCAACTAGGAGAATCCGAGCCGCAGATTTGTACTTGACACGGTCAGAGGTATCATTGTTGCCTGTCTCATCTTGCAACAGACCATCTCCACTAGCAGCCAACCACAGAGCTATACCAATATTCAGATCCTGAAGCAAGGAAAGAAATTAGTTGAGCAAATTGATCGTGACTCAACACAAAAAAGTAACAGACGCAAATCATATAAATATCGATTGAAAAGATACCATGTAGGTACTTGCAGGATTTattagtgacatgacatgcttcgTTTCAGAGGTCAGCTTCAGCAGCTCAGCATCAATCTCTACAAGTTTCCATCTGCAACTCAATTTTATGATGAACAAAcctcgaaaaaaaagaaaaattacagaaAATGGAGAGAAACAAAATGGTAGACGCTCAAAACCAACGCATAAAAGTGTTTTACTTTCACATGGGCAACCTAATATCTCTCTGTCTTAAAAAAGTACATTGAGCAGGACCATTTTTTTAACATACTTAGTTACAAACATACCTCACAAGGGGTGTAAATGTAGGATTTCTGTAGAATAGGGGGTGTAAGTGTAAGTGTAGGCCTCTAAAATCCAAGGGGTGTATCtgaaactgaatcatattacatGGGTGTTTAGTGCGATTAACCCTTTTTTAAATTGCCAAAATTCTTCAATGCCCAATTATTCTTCACAAGAGCTATGCTTGCATTTAAATTCGAGGCTCATACTTTGCTTGTAAATGCAAGGCTCATACTTTGCTTGATTCATCATTTTGGGCATTATCAACATGCATATTCAAACATAAGTGTATCATCTTGCTTATTTCTCACGAAGAACTCCAGTCCCTAATAGTACATATGAAAGCAAGAAGGGGAATGGATACCTTCTTGATGGGGCAATTTTTTGGAGTTCCTTTAGACCTGCTCTAGCAGAGATTCGATCAGGAGCACATGAACCGTCAAAGCTTACATTAAGCAGATCAATTTCGTCTACAATTTTAACACCAGAATAGACCATTACTAAGGTTAGATTTGCCACAGGTATAACAAACAGGAAAGGAATTATAAAGAATGttctattctaaactcaagcaaGAGGGACATAGCAGATATTGGAAAAACTCACACTTGGCATCCATGCACTTATCTAGTAGTGCTGCAAGTATCATAGAGTCTATTCCACCAGAAAAGAGCACAGCTACCGGAGCATTGCATTTAGTTGTGTAGTCAACTGTAGCGGACTACACATTACCCAAGAATTATGTCAATTATGAAAGCTAAATAGCAGCTTATGTTTTTGCTGTTCCGTTGAAGGGCTTCTAAACCAACATGACGTTcccatgggggggggggggggtttcaaAGCATTAGTTCTAACCATTGGGCGGAAACAGAAAACAAAAGCTAAACAGTTTCAAACCTGGTAGATTGTATTTAAGGCAGTGCGCCGCATTATTGACTCTTGTAAAGCATTCATTACCCTGTGAGGCAGCGATGTAAGTAGGCAGTCTGTAGAAGCTGTAAAATTAGAAGAAGACTGCACTCAAGTTAGACTCTGAACGCATTTTTAACTACAATTACTAAATCcaccaaacatgtaataaatggTATTAACAGCATGACTATGTGATATTGACCTAACTTAGATTCCATCAGAACGGAAGGAGTTAAACGTGAGTCCTCTTTCGTGCTATAAACCTTTTGACGGGAAGCAAGCAAGTCCTCGTGTTTTGGTTGGATAGAAGTTCTCTCCCAAGTGATTAACTCCTTAAGCTTTGGATCTGTCCAGTCATGCTTCAAAACTTCACCAATTAAATCCTCATCTGTTCCTGAAGCACCAATAGACAAACTGTATACACCACATGGAAGTTCTTCCCAAAAGTCTATTTTGGTTATTCCACCTCCATCTGCAAATTCTGCAAGATCAAAGTGTTCCATGCGTTAAAACATTGCACTTATTCACAGAGGGATAATCGAGGAGCTATAGACTACACTACCAACTGCTGCCATATTTCGTCTTTTTCATGTCGGTAGGAGACACTCAAATAATTCACATAGAAGTTTCGAACTTGAAAGTATTAAACTATGCATAAAGAATTTCTTCCAAAATCAACTATTTTATCCAACTAATAGACCGCTTGAAAGCTCAAAAGGAACAGTTTTGGATTGAGAGAGCTAATCTTCAATTATGTTTTTACGAAGCAACAAACTTCAGAAATAGAGGATGGCTAATTACCAGAAAGCTCAGCCAAAAACAATATGTTTGATCGTTAAATGTTCTTGTCTGTACATGGCACGTTCTCAATCATCACTATTGATAATTTAATATAATTGTTCTCAAAAGAGATAATGACAACCGATTCGCTTATGTTTTGCTTCAAAATAAGATGAAGTTTCTCCAAAAAATCTTTGATATTATTAGTAAAAGATATCAGTAAACGAGTAAGATTTTGAAGAGAGTTACCAGATTTTTCATTTACAGAGGCAAGTGTTGATACGGAAGACAGCAGAAACTGAGGGTCCTCCTTCGTTGGCCAGTGAACAAGAAGGCTTCGCCTTCCAAATGCATCTCGACCAAACCATAATGTTTTTGAACTACACTATAGCAAAGAGTAAGCAGAGCATGAGAGAAGCATTTGTTTCAAAATGATTCAGCCTTTCCTGCTGAAATAAGCCAATAGAAACTTACCACAAAAAGTTACCTGCCAGTAGATCAAAGCCCACGGCCCCTTGATTCTGGAAAGAAGTTCTGGAACAGAACTTTGCCTTTCTCCTGAAGTATGAGTTTTATTATGTGGAGAGGAAACACGAGAACAACATAGTCCTAGATGTTGCATAAGAATTTCAGTGTCATTGCTATCACTACTCATTTGGATGCCTCCAAATATTTCACCTAAACAGGAATACAGGAAAACAAACAATAgtcaataaaaataattaatgttgACAGAATGAAGATAATATAAAACAGAAAGAATGCTGAAGCAAGCAACTTGGtcgagaaaagaaaaaaaaatcagaattgTTTTTGCAAACAAGAACACAAATATTGTGGAATCTGCATTTGGTCATTTACTTGAAAGTGCAGAGAAACAAGTACTCATAATTGTGTACATTCTTTGACTCTCCAAGGTTAAGCATCAACtaagttagaaaaaaaaaatatcacgCATAGGAAAGTCAAGAACCAAAAAAAATACAAGATATGCTTCAGTCTAGCATGTAGGTAAAGGCTCAGACGCCGTGGTATTACCATTATAAACAAGGATGTTCCCTGATATGTCTGTCAATGGTTGAACAATAGGATTTATGCCTCTAAGCTGCAATGTAGCACCAACAAATTGCAACTCTCCGGTGAATTCTTTACCACCACCACCCATACAACAAGCCTCCCCCTCACCGGAATCTTCATCTTCCACAAAGGCAACAACATCTTGCTCCCCACCACACAAAGATGAAACCCCAGAACGAAGTAAAATTTTCTTGCATCCCAAACTATCTGGACCCCTTCTTATTAACACAGCTTTTATGTCATCCACTGAAAACAAAGTCTAGTGACAATATAAAACATCGTTATCCTTTTCAAGATTtctcttgaaattgaaaaagattaCAACTTTAGAAATTCCACATAAATCTTTCCTCATTAAAGGTGCAAAGGTAGCTCTTTTCTTTTAATACTCTTTTATCAAAGCAagctttttccttttcatttgcaGCCAGTTTTTATGCTGCTTTTGCTTAATTTGAAATCTGTATAAGAAG from Nicotiana tabacum cultivar K326 chromosome 24, ASM71507v2, whole genome shotgun sequence includes:
- the LOC107761729 gene encoding uncharacterized protein LOC107761729 isoform X3 → MCGIAVIVSGIRILLSSSLNINFISPLPFLEQQTLFSVDDIKAVLIRRGPDSLGCKKILLRSGVSSLCGGEQDVVAFVEDEDSGEGEACCMGGGGKEFTGELQFVGATLQLRGINPIVQPLTDISGNILVYNGEIFGGIQMSSDSNDTEILMQHLGLCCSRVSSPHNKTHTSGERQSSVPELLSRIKGPWALIYWQCSSKTLWFGRDAFGRRSLLVHWPTKEDPQFLLSSVSTLASVNEKSEFADGGGITKIDFWEELPCGVYSLSIGASGTDEDLIGEVLKHDWTDPKLKELITWERTSIQPKHEDLLASRQKVYSTKEDSRLTPSVLMESNFYRLPTYIAASQGNECFTRVNNAAHCLKYNLPDEIDLLNVSFDGSCAPDRISARAGLKELQKIAPSRRWKLVEIDAELLKLTSETKHVMSLINPASTYMDLNIGIALWLAASGDGLLQDETGNNDTSDRVKYKSAARILLVGSGADEQCAGYGRHRTKYRNGSWLSLNDEMKLDMQRIWKRNLGRDDRCIADNGKEARFPFLDEDVIRILLDIPLWEIADLDQPIGIGDKKILREVAYLLGLSEAAALPKRAIQFGSRIARESNRKNFGSNRAANQASAGSVTIYGNNS
- the LOC107761729 gene encoding uncharacterized protein LOC107761729 isoform X1, giving the protein MCGIAVIVSGIRILLSSSLNINFISPLPFLEQQTLFSVDDIKAVLIRRGPDSLGCKKILLRSGVSSLCGGEQDVVAFVEDEDSGEGEACCMGGGGKEFTGELQFVGATLQLRGINPIVQPLTDISGNILVYNGEIFGGIQMSSDSNDTEILMQHLGLCCSRVSSPHNKTHTSGERQSSVPELLSRIKGPWALIYWQCSSKTLWFGRDAFGRRSLLVHWPTKEDPQFLLSSVSTLASVNEKSEFADGGGITKIDFWEELPCGVYSLSIGASGTDEDLIGEVLKHDWTDPKLKELITWERTSIQPKHEDLLASRQKVYSTKEDSRLTPSVLMESKLASTDCLLTSLPHRVMNALQESIMRRTALNTIYQSATVDYTTKCNAPVAVLFSGGIDSMILAALLDKCMDAKYEIDLLNVSFDGSCAPDRISARAGLKELQKIAPSRRWKLVEIDAELLKLTSETKHVMSLINPASTYMDLNIGIALWLAASGDGLLQDETGNNDTSDRVKYKSAARILLVGSGADEQCAGYGRHRTKYRNGSWLSLNDEMKLDMQRIWKRNLGRDDRCIADNGKEARFPFLDEDVIRILLDIPLWEIADLDQPIGIGDKKILREVAYLLGLSEAAALPKRAIQFGSRIARESNRKNFGSNRAANQASAGSVTIYGNNS
- the LOC107761729 gene encoding uncharacterized protein LOC107761729 isoform X2; translated protein: MCGIAVIVSGIRILLSSSLNINFISPLPFLEQQTLFSVDDIKAVLIRRGPDSLGCKKILLRSGVSSLCGGEQDVVAFVEDEDSGEGEACCMGGGGKEFTGELQFVGATLQLRGINPIVQPLTDISGNILVYNGEIFGGIQMSSDSNDTEILMQHLGLCCSRVSSPHNKTHTSGERQSSVPELLSRIKGPWALIYWQCSSKTLWFGRDAFGRRSLLVHWPTKEDPQFLLSSVSTLASVNEKSEFADGGGITKIDFWEELPCGVYSLSIGASGTDEDLIGEVLKHDWTDPKLKELITWERTSIQPKHEDLLASRQKVYSTKEDSRLTPSVLMESKLASTDCLLTSLPHRVMNALQESIMRRTALNTIYQSATVDYTTKCNAPVAVLFSGGIDSMILAALLDKCMDAKYEIDLLNVSFDGSCAPDRISARAGLKELQKIAPSRRWKLVEIDAELLKLTSETKHVMSLINPASTYMDLNIGIALWLAASGDGLLQDETGNNDTSDRVKYKSAARILLVGSGADEQCAGYGRHRTKYRNGSWLSLNDEMKLDMQRIWKRNLGRDDRCIADNGKEARFPFLDEDVIRILLDIPLWEIADLDQPIGIGDKKILREVAYLLGLSEAAALPKRAIQVPLVACPSLAIEFHCSNF